Proteins found in one Microbacterium sp. SSM24 genomic segment:
- a CDS encoding ABC transporter ATP-binding protein, with protein MPENTESAIVAEDLVKVYPGRSRKPAVRALDGLSFTVPAGRVFGLLGPNGAGKSTTTKILTTLSRPTSGTARVGGLDVARQADEVRGAIGYVSQGSSTDPLLTAEENLVIAARLRGVNAVDARAGAKRLLDEFGLAEASRRPVGSFSGGMRRRLDVAAALVHRPRVLFLDEPTTGLDPEARAAMWAEIRRLSAEEALTVVLTTHYMEEADRLADELLLVNRGRAVVQGTPGELKAALHGDSVRVSLIEPDVAVVRRAVAGVPGLRDVVVEASGVDGVLAARTDDASAAVGAVIAALDAARVRFGQVAASHPTLDDVYLHFVGHTFGDAAADAVTEGAAA; from the coding sequence ATGCCTGAAAACACCGAATCGGCGATCGTCGCCGAAGACCTCGTGAAGGTCTACCCCGGACGCTCGCGCAAGCCGGCGGTGCGGGCGCTCGACGGTCTCAGCTTCACAGTCCCGGCCGGACGCGTCTTCGGGCTCCTCGGCCCGAACGGGGCGGGCAAGTCGACCACGACCAAGATCCTCACGACGCTCTCCCGCCCGACGTCGGGCACGGCGCGGGTCGGAGGGCTCGACGTCGCACGCCAGGCCGACGAGGTCCGCGGGGCGATCGGCTACGTCTCGCAGGGGTCGAGCACCGATCCGCTGCTGACCGCGGAGGAGAACCTCGTGATCGCCGCGAGGCTGCGCGGCGTGAACGCCGTCGACGCCCGTGCGGGAGCGAAGCGGCTGCTCGACGAGTTCGGGCTGGCCGAGGCATCCCGTCGGCCCGTCGGGTCCTTCTCCGGAGGCATGCGCCGCCGCCTCGACGTCGCCGCCGCGCTCGTCCACCGGCCGCGCGTGCTGTTCCTCGACGAGCCGACGACGGGTCTCGACCCCGAGGCCCGGGCGGCGATGTGGGCCGAGATCCGGCGGCTGTCCGCCGAGGAGGCGCTCACTGTGGTGCTCACGACGCACTACATGGAGGAGGCCGACCGGCTCGCCGACGAGCTGCTGCTCGTCAACCGCGGCCGTGCGGTCGTGCAGGGCACGCCGGGGGAGCTCAAGGCGGCCCTCCACGGTGACTCCGTGCGCGTGTCGCTCATCGAGCCGGATGTCGCCGTCGTCCGCCGCGCGGTCGCCGGAGTCCCCGGCCTGCGCGACGTCGTGGTCGAAGCATCCGGAGTCGACGGCGTACTCGCTGCGCGCACCGACGACGCCTCGGCTGCGGTGGGTGCGGTCATCGCCGCGCTCGACGCCGCCCGCGTGCGGTTCGGGCAGGTCGCGGCATCCCACCCCACCCTCGACGACGTGTACCTGCACTTCGTCGGCCACACCTTCGGCGACGCTGCGGCGGACGCCGTGACGGAAGGAGCAGCAGCATGA
- a CDS encoding ABC transporter permease has translation MTTLALPGARPARAGWLTQTGQVLRRWLIAQARQAWGPVMSLIQPIIWIGLFGAVFSSLGELPQFGSAGYIDYLVPGILMMTVLYSGAWAGTGFIDDINSGVMDQYLTSPISRSAIVTGQLLQQLVVNVAQSLVVLGIGWLAGARYPGGVLGIAAALGVATLLATIFCCASTAVALTTRNQIALISLSQLVVLPATFLSTTMMPASLLPEWVQTVARWNPMNWAVELGRGALGGAYPAEGWWQLAGLAVLAALSFTWAVRSIRAYQRSV, from the coding sequence ATGACCACCCTCGCCCTTCCCGGTGCGCGCCCCGCGCGTGCCGGATGGCTCACGCAGACCGGCCAGGTGCTGCGGCGCTGGCTCATCGCTCAGGCGCGACAGGCCTGGGGCCCGGTCATGTCGCTCATCCAGCCGATCATCTGGATCGGACTCTTCGGCGCGGTGTTCTCCTCGCTCGGCGAGCTGCCCCAGTTCGGCTCGGCCGGCTACATCGACTACCTCGTGCCCGGCATCCTGATGATGACGGTGCTGTACTCCGGGGCGTGGGCGGGCACCGGATTCATCGATGACATCAACTCCGGTGTCATGGACCAGTACCTGACCTCGCCGATCTCGCGGTCGGCGATCGTGACCGGGCAGCTGCTCCAGCAGCTCGTGGTCAACGTCGCCCAGTCGCTCGTCGTGCTGGGGATCGGCTGGCTCGCCGGCGCGCGCTACCCCGGGGGCGTGCTCGGGATCGCTGCGGCGCTGGGTGTCGCGACGCTCCTGGCGACGATCTTCTGCTGCGCCTCGACCGCGGTGGCGCTGACGACGCGCAACCAGATCGCGCTCATCAGCCTCTCGCAGCTCGTGGTGCTGCCGGCGACCTTCCTGTCGACCACGATGATGCCGGCGTCGCTGCTGCCCGAGTGGGTGCAGACGGTCGCCCGCTGGAACCCCATGAACTGGGCGGTCGAACTCGGGCGCGGCGCGCTGGGCGGTGCCTACCCCGCGGAGGGCTGGTGGCAGCTCGCGGGGCTCGCGGTTCTCGCCGCGCTCTCGTTCACCTGGGCGGTGCGCTCGATCCGGGCCTACCAGCGCTCGGTCTGA
- a CDS encoding isochorismate synthase MenF, translated as MTASHPPPQLVVQTREIDPVEDLLAFADPRSPLAWLRRGEGIVGVGHMVTGYETGVEGFDPDALPSPADAWRAIAATAEIDDPVGIHGTGLVAFGTLVFDRSSQASSRLIVPQAIVGHRDGRAWITTVRSVASTAPAPSIAPIPYGPYWSATLGPGALDPEGYQAAVRKALDAIATGEVRKVVLARDLVGTVPAGADLRRLVRALSTGYLDTWTFAVDGLVGASPETLVTVSGGEVTARVLAGTIPRGADGEGDAAASFRLAHSDKDLDEHQYAVQSVLEALAPHVSSVRADDEPFALELPNLWHLATDVAGEIADHASALDLVAALHPTAAVAGTPTDAAMEVIRRIEPFDRRRYAGPVGWVDAQGDGEWAIALRCAQIGADPVRGFAEFSDTIPVVAHAGAGIVAGSDPETELLETRVKFRPIVDALA; from the coding sequence GTGACCGCTTCGCACCCCCCGCCGCAGCTGGTGGTGCAGACCCGCGAGATCGATCCCGTCGAGGATCTTCTCGCGTTCGCCGATCCCCGATCGCCGCTGGCGTGGCTGCGCCGCGGCGAGGGCATCGTGGGCGTGGGGCACATGGTCACCGGGTACGAGACGGGCGTCGAGGGGTTCGATCCGGATGCGCTGCCGTCGCCGGCCGACGCCTGGCGGGCGATCGCCGCGACCGCCGAGATCGACGACCCGGTCGGCATCCACGGCACCGGCCTGGTCGCGTTCGGCACGCTGGTGTTCGATCGCAGCTCGCAGGCGTCGAGCCGTCTGATCGTGCCGCAGGCGATCGTGGGTCACCGCGACGGGCGCGCATGGATCACGACGGTCCGGTCCGTGGCGTCGACGGCGCCGGCGCCGTCGATCGCACCGATCCCCTACGGCCCGTACTGGTCCGCCACCCTGGGCCCGGGCGCTCTCGACCCCGAGGGATACCAGGCTGCCGTGCGGAAGGCCCTCGACGCGATCGCCACGGGCGAGGTGCGCAAAGTCGTGCTGGCCCGCGACCTCGTCGGCACCGTGCCGGCGGGCGCCGATCTGCGCCGGCTGGTCCGCGCCCTCTCCACCGGATACCTCGACACGTGGACGTTCGCGGTCGACGGGCTCGTCGGCGCGAGTCCCGAGACGCTCGTGACCGTGTCGGGCGGTGAGGTGACCGCCCGCGTCCTGGCCGGCACGATCCCGCGCGGAGCCGACGGCGAAGGCGATGCCGCGGCATCCTTCCGCCTCGCACACAGCGACAAGGACCTCGACGAGCACCAGTACGCCGTGCAGAGCGTGCTCGAGGCCCTCGCCCCCCACGTGAGCTCGGTGCGCGCGGACGACGAGCCGTTCGCCCTCGAGCTCCCGAACCTGTGGCACCTAGCGACCGACGTGGCGGGCGAGATCGCCGACCACGCGTCCGCCCTCGACCTCGTCGCGGCGCTCCACCCGACGGCGGCGGTGGCGGGGACGCCGACGGATGCCGCGATGGAGGTCATCCGGCGCATCGAACCGTTCGACCGCCGACGCTACGCCGGCCCGGTCGGGTGGGTCGACGCCCAGGGCGACGGCGAGTGGGCGATCGCCCTGCGCTGCGCGCAGATCGGCGCCGACCCGGTGCGGGGGTTCGCCGAGTTCAGCGACACGATCCCCGTCGTCGCGCATGCCGGCGCCGGGATCGTGGCCGGGAGCGACCCCGAGACCGAGCTGCTCGAGACCCGCGTGAAGTTCCGCCCGATCGTCGACGCGCTGGCCTGA
- a CDS encoding DUF402 domain-containing protein gives MTDDAVSDRPVPGTRLLFRWRKWDGGPHWIHECVYLGSDRWGEWFGQLPGWDSSRPGRTFAPQHPNVTLVPPSGDWVFTRNAAPHRTRTYIDLAWDVRWDGDEPTGIDMDLDVVDREDLGVYIDDRDEWDEHRVAYGYPLDVVERLEALAVDLERRVIAGEAPFDDATPGEWLARLAALDLG, from the coding sequence GTGACCGACGACGCCGTCTCCGACCGCCCTGTGCCGGGCACCCGGCTGCTCTTCCGCTGGCGCAAATGGGACGGCGGCCCGCACTGGATCCACGAGTGCGTGTACCTCGGCAGCGACCGATGGGGCGAGTGGTTCGGCCAGCTCCCCGGGTGGGACAGCTCGCGCCCGGGCCGCACGTTCGCGCCGCAGCATCCGAATGTCACCCTCGTGCCGCCGAGCGGCGACTGGGTGTTCACCCGCAATGCCGCGCCGCACCGCACCCGCACGTACATCGACCTCGCGTGGGACGTGCGGTGGGACGGCGACGAGCCCACCGGCATCGACATGGATCTCGACGTCGTCGACCGCGAAGACCTCGGCGTCTACATCGACGACCGGGACGAATGGGATGAGCACCGCGTCGCGTACGGCTATCCGCTCGACGTCGTCGAACGGCTCGAAGCGCTCGCCGTCGACCTCGAGCGCCGCGTGATCGCCGGCGAGGCGCCGTTCGACGATGCGACGCCGGGGGAGTGGCTCGCGCGCCTGGCCGCCCTCGACCTCGGGTGA
- the ubiE gene encoding bifunctional demethylmenaquinone methyltransferase/2-methoxy-6-polyprenyl-1,4-benzoquinol methylase UbiE produces the protein MASHPSEHEPNRADLHKDPSRVSGMFDQVAPAYDRTNTVLSMGNDRFWRAATTRAVAPRPGQRILDLAAGTGASSVALARSGATVVAADFSPGMIAEGRRRHSGIRNLSFVQADATDLPFDDAEFDTVTMSFGLRNVNEPKKALTELLRVTRPGGRLVVCEFSHPPSPVFNGLYRFYNDRVLPVVARAMSSNAEAYDYLNESIRDWPDQRTLSAWIREQGWTDVAHRDLSMGIVALHRATKPA, from the coding sequence GTGGCATCCCACCCCTCCGAGCACGAGCCGAACCGCGCCGACCTGCACAAGGACCCCTCGCGTGTGAGCGGCATGTTCGACCAGGTGGCTCCCGCCTACGACCGCACCAACACCGTGCTGAGCATGGGCAACGATCGCTTCTGGCGCGCCGCGACGACCCGTGCCGTGGCGCCTCGTCCCGGCCAGCGCATCCTCGACCTCGCGGCCGGCACCGGTGCGTCGAGCGTCGCGCTCGCCCGCAGCGGCGCGACCGTCGTGGCGGCGGACTTCTCGCCGGGCATGATCGCCGAAGGGCGGCGCCGGCACAGCGGCATCCGCAATCTCTCGTTCGTCCAGGCGGACGCGACCGACCTGCCGTTCGACGACGCGGAGTTCGACACCGTCACGATGTCGTTCGGCCTGCGCAACGTGAACGAGCCCAAGAAGGCGCTCACCGAGCTGCTGCGGGTCACGCGTCCGGGCGGGCGCCTCGTGGTGTGCGAGTTCTCGCACCCGCCGTCGCCGGTCTTCAACGGGCTCTACCGCTTCTACAACGATCGCGTGCTGCCCGTCGTCGCCAGGGCCATGAGCTCGAACGCCGAGGCGTACGACTATCTCAACGAGTCGATCCGCGACTGGCCGGATCAGCGCACCCTCTCGGCGTGGATCCGCGAGCAGGGCTGGACGGATGTCGCGCACCGCGACCTCTCGATGGGCATCGTCGCCCTGCACCGCGCGACGAAGCCGGCCTGA
- a CDS encoding polyprenyl synthetase family protein, translating into MTPSAPGSRIAGKLGLTDRIFAGTRSRKLLSAVEAGLKRVDAALEHELRSSDALADTTSRYLYDAGGKRIRPVLALLTAQLGDGATDRVIDGATALEMTHLGSLYHDDVMDAADKRRGVPSAHAVWGNSVAILTGDLLFSRASQIMARHGDRAIQLQADTFERLVLGQMHETVGPQEGDDRVAFYLQVLSDKTGSLIAAAAQAGVIFSNGPEEFQQPMVTFGEKAGVAFQLLDDVIDLSADPDETGKVPGTDLRAGVPTMPYLVLSERTDAASRALRDRIDDGVARIADGADPGILDDALAELRDHEATQATLDLASAWSNEAVAALAPLPDGPVREALTRFAQAVADRSS; encoded by the coding sequence GTGACTCCCTCAGCGCCGGGCTCGCGCATCGCGGGCAAGCTGGGCCTCACCGACCGCATCTTCGCCGGGACCAGGTCCCGCAAGCTGCTCTCCGCGGTCGAGGCCGGCCTGAAGCGCGTCGACGCCGCGCTCGAGCACGAGCTGCGCAGCTCCGACGCGCTCGCCGACACGACGAGCCGCTACCTGTACGACGCGGGCGGCAAGCGCATCCGCCCGGTGCTGGCACTCCTCACGGCGCAGCTCGGCGACGGCGCGACCGACCGGGTGATCGACGGCGCGACCGCCCTCGAGATGACCCATCTCGGCTCGCTGTACCACGACGACGTGATGGATGCCGCTGACAAGCGCCGCGGTGTGCCCAGCGCCCACGCGGTGTGGGGCAACAGCGTCGCGATCCTCACCGGCGACCTCCTCTTCTCGCGCGCGAGCCAGATCATGGCGCGCCACGGCGATCGCGCCATCCAGCTTCAGGCCGACACCTTCGAGCGCCTCGTGCTCGGTCAGATGCACGAGACCGTCGGCCCGCAGGAGGGCGACGACCGCGTCGCGTTCTACCTGCAGGTGCTCTCCGACAAGACCGGATCGCTGATCGCCGCCGCCGCGCAGGCCGGCGTGATCTTCTCGAACGGCCCCGAGGAGTTCCAGCAGCCGATGGTGACGTTCGGCGAGAAGGCCGGCGTCGCGTTCCAGCTGCTCGACGACGTCATCGACCTGTCGGCCGATCCCGACGAGACCGGGAAGGTGCCCGGCACCGATCTGCGCGCGGGCGTGCCGACCATGCCGTACCTCGTGCTCTCGGAGCGGACGGATGCCGCCTCCCGCGCGCTCCGCGACCGTATCGACGACGGCGTCGCACGCATCGCCGACGGCGCCGATCCCGGCATCCTCGACGATGCGCTCGCCGAGCTGCGCGACCACGAGGCCACGCAGGCCACGCTCGACCTCGCGAGCGCGTGGTCGAACGAGGCGGTCGCCGCGCTGGCCCCGCTGCCCGACGGTCCGGTCCGAGAGGCCCTGACCCGTTTCGCCCAGGCCGTCGCCGACCGTTCCAGCTGA
- a CDS encoding FAD-dependent oxidoreductase — MTKLRLAIVGAGPAGIYAADILLKAERKFDVSIDLFEQLPAPYGLVRYGVAPDHPRIKGIITALREVLDRGDIRIFGNVRFGEDITLEDLKNHYHAVIFATGAIRDTSLDIPGIDAVGSYGAADFVSWFDGHPDVPREWPLDAESVAVIGNGNVALDVARMLAKHAEDLLPTEIPDNVHAGLVASNVTDVHVFGRRGPAQVKFTPLELRELGELRDVDLVVYDEDFDYDEASKAAIASNKQVLVIDRVLQSWRQRESVNNAGGSASRRLHLHFYAKPLEVVKDAEGRVSSFRYERTRPDGEGGVVGTGETRELPIQAIYRAVGYFGSPLPGVPFDKRHGVIPNHEGQALHKDSNERVSGVYATGWIKRGPVGLIGHTKSDAMETVRHLINDQGSWWTPEDPSEDAIPALLAERGVIWTDLDGWHRLDEHEVALGAPHGRARIKVVPRDEMVSISRD, encoded by the coding sequence ATGACCAAGCTCCGACTGGCGATCGTCGGCGCGGGCCCGGCAGGCATCTACGCGGCCGACATCCTGCTCAAGGCCGAGCGCAAGTTCGATGTCTCGATCGATCTCTTCGAGCAGCTGCCCGCCCCGTACGGACTCGTGCGCTACGGCGTCGCCCCCGATCACCCGCGCATCAAGGGGATCATCACGGCTCTCCGCGAGGTGCTCGACCGTGGCGACATCCGCATCTTCGGCAACGTGCGCTTCGGCGAGGACATCACGCTCGAAGACCTCAAGAACCATTACCACGCTGTGATCTTCGCGACCGGCGCCATCCGCGACACCTCCCTCGACATCCCCGGCATCGACGCCGTCGGCTCGTACGGCGCCGCCGACTTCGTGAGCTGGTTCGACGGCCACCCCGACGTGCCGCGCGAGTGGCCGCTCGATGCGGAGTCGGTCGCGGTCATCGGCAACGGCAATGTCGCGCTCGACGTGGCGCGCATGCTCGCCAAGCACGCCGAGGACCTTCTCCCCACAGAGATCCCCGACAACGTCCACGCGGGCCTCGTCGCCTCGAACGTCACCGACGTGCACGTCTTCGGCCGGCGCGGCCCCGCTCAGGTGAAGTTCACACCGCTCGAACTGCGCGAACTCGGCGAGCTGCGCGACGTCGATCTGGTCGTCTACGACGAGGACTTCGACTACGACGAGGCGTCGAAGGCCGCCATCGCGAGCAACAAGCAGGTGCTCGTGATCGACCGCGTGCTGCAGTCGTGGCGTCAGCGGGAGTCGGTCAACAACGCCGGCGGATCGGCGTCGCGCCGTCTCCACCTGCACTTCTACGCCAAGCCGCTGGAGGTCGTGAAGGATGCCGAGGGCCGGGTGTCGTCGTTCCGCTACGAGCGCACGCGTCCCGACGGCGAGGGCGGCGTCGTCGGCACCGGCGAGACGCGCGAGCTGCCGATCCAGGCGATCTACCGCGCGGTCGGCTACTTCGGGTCGCCGCTGCCGGGCGTGCCGTTCGACAAGCGCCACGGCGTGATTCCCAACCACGAGGGTCAGGCGCTCCACAAGGACTCCAACGAGCGGGTGTCGGGCGTGTACGCGACCGGCTGGATCAAGCGCGGGCCGGTCGGCCTCATCGGTCACACCAAGTCCGACGCGATGGAGACGGTCCGTCACCTGATCAACGACCAGGGCTCGTGGTGGACGCCCGAGGACCCGTCGGAGGACGCCATCCCGGCACTCCTCGCCGAGCGCGGAGTCATCTGGACCGACCTCGACGGCTGGCACCGCCTCGACGAGCACGAGGTGGCGCTCGGCGCGCCGCACGGCCGCGCCCGCATCAAGGTCGTGCCGCGCGACGAGATGGTCTCGATCTCGCGCGACTGA
- a CDS encoding alpha/beta hydrolase: MAAEWIPDVLGKPFEQLTLDLGIEGETGPLVATLVRSIPSPLASWWQPLRDVDVLYVHGWSDYFFQVELARFWNGLGARFFALDLRRYGRSLRPGQAPGYVDALDDYDADIEAALSEMGHGADAASPRRLVLLGHSTGGLTLTLWAARHRGRATALVLNSPWLELQLGAIGRQAIAPLVHARARFDPRGSQPPVDLGFYTRAQTEIGVLPLGIDKPEWRPERGFITRPGWLAAVLDGHRRVAAGIDVGCPALVLLSTRSAPPVAWDEAMTSADSVLVVDDIARSATRIGSLVTVARIDGAIHDVFLSRTEPRAEAYRLLEQWTSGCLVPRHPLPVRPARP, from the coding sequence ATGGCTGCCGAGTGGATCCCCGACGTCCTCGGGAAGCCGTTCGAGCAGCTCACGCTCGACCTCGGCATCGAGGGCGAGACCGGGCCCCTCGTCGCGACGCTCGTGCGCAGCATCCCGAGCCCTCTCGCGTCGTGGTGGCAGCCGCTGCGCGATGTCGACGTCCTCTACGTGCACGGCTGGTCGGACTACTTCTTCCAGGTCGAGCTCGCCCGGTTCTGGAACGGCCTCGGTGCCCGCTTCTTCGCCCTCGACCTGCGTCGGTACGGACGCAGCCTTCGACCCGGCCAAGCGCCCGGCTACGTCGACGCGCTCGACGACTACGACGCCGACATCGAGGCGGCGCTCTCCGAGATGGGGCACGGAGCGGATGCCGCATCTCCGCGTCGCCTCGTGCTGCTGGGTCACTCCACGGGCGGGCTGACGCTGACACTGTGGGCGGCGCGCCATCGGGGCCGGGCGACCGCGCTGGTGCTCAACAGTCCGTGGCTCGAGCTGCAGCTGGGCGCGATCGGTCGCCAGGCCATCGCCCCGCTGGTCCACGCGCGCGCCCGCTTCGATCCGCGCGGCAGCCAGCCGCCCGTCGATCTCGGCTTCTACACGCGCGCCCAGACCGAGATCGGAGTGCTGCCGCTCGGGATCGACAAGCCCGAGTGGCGCCCCGAGCGCGGCTTCATCACGCGTCCGGGCTGGCTCGCCGCGGTCCTGGACGGGCATCGTCGCGTGGCTGCGGGAATCGACGTCGGCTGTCCCGCGCTGGTGCTGCTGTCGACGCGGTCGGCGCCGCCGGTCGCGTGGGACGAGGCGATGACGTCGGCCGACTCGGTCCTCGTGGTGGACGACATCGCGCGCAGCGCGACGCGGATCGGCTCCCTCGTGACCGTTGCGCGCATCGACGGCGCGATCCACGACGTGTTCCTCTCCCGCACCGAACCGCGGGCCGAGGCCTACCGGCTGCTCGAGCAGTGGACGAGCGGATGCCTCGTGCCGCGGCATCCGCTTCCGGTCAGGCCCGCGCGACCTTGA
- a CDS encoding DUF6804 family protein, protein MTVATPVTYQRNALAPGILAAIALFLAPLLMETDWFLFVRFVVSILALIVAWFAGQARQWWWIPVFAAIAVVWNPIFPLPFSGPVWIAAQAAGAIVFLIAGATIKVARA, encoded by the coding sequence CTGACGGTGGCCACCCCCGTCACGTATCAGCGCAACGCGCTCGCCCCGGGCATCCTGGCCGCGATCGCGCTGTTCCTGGCTCCGCTCCTGATGGAGACCGACTGGTTCCTGTTCGTGCGGTTCGTGGTGTCGATCCTGGCGCTCATCGTCGCGTGGTTCGCCGGCCAGGCTCGGCAGTGGTGGTGGATCCCGGTCTTCGCCGCGATCGCCGTGGTGTGGAACCCGATCTTCCCGTTGCCGTTCTCGGGTCCGGTGTGGATCGCCGCTCAGGCCGCCGGGGCGATCGTCTTCCTCATCGCCGGCGCCACGATCAAGGTCGCGCGGGCCTGA
- a CDS encoding YajQ family cyclic di-GMP-binding protein, whose product MADSSFDIVSKVDHQEAENALNQARKEIEQRYDFKGTGASVEWSGESVLIKASTEERAKAVLDVFQSKLIKRGISLKSLESGEPFASGKEFRIVSTIKDGISSENAKKISKIIRDEGPKSVKSQIQGDELRVQSKSRDDLQEVQRLLKAADLDVDLQYVNYR is encoded by the coding sequence ATGGCTGATTCTTCTTTCGACATCGTCAGCAAGGTCGATCACCAGGAGGCGGAGAACGCGCTCAACCAAGCACGCAAAGAGATCGAGCAGCGCTACGACTTCAAGGGCACCGGTGCGTCCGTCGAGTGGAGCGGCGAGTCCGTGCTCATCAAGGCGAGCACCGAGGAGCGCGCGAAGGCCGTTCTCGATGTGTTCCAGTCGAAGCTCATCAAGCGCGGCATCTCGCTGAAGAGCCTCGAGTCGGGCGAGCCCTTCGCCAGCGGCAAGGAGTTCCGGATCGTCTCCACGATCAAGGACGGCATCTCGTCCGAGAACGCGAAGAAGATCTCCAAGATCATCCGCGACGAAGGCCCCAAGTCGGTCAAGTCGCAGATCCAGGGAGACGAGCTGCGCGTGCAGTCGAAGTCGCGCGACGACCTGCAGGAGGTTCAGCGCCTCCTGAAGGCCGCCGACCTCGACGTCGACCTCCAGTACGTCAACTACCGCTGA
- a CDS encoding maltose ABC transporter substrate-binding protein — protein sequence MKVNKKSALAISALIAGSALVLSGCASGGGDNGDNGGDNEDTTPITVWVDIERKPALEPISKQFTEETGIEVKLVTKDFATVDQDFISQVPTGKGPDVIVSPHDKLGAYYAAGVVAPLELGDVADGFSEASLAAVTYDGKVYGVPYSVENVALVRNVDLVADPAETYDEVIANGKAAGTTYPFLVGLSPEQGDPYHLYPFQTSFGSAVFAQNADGSYDSSQLVLGDEAGQEFATWLGTQGAAGTGVFNANIDGDKAREFFLAGESPYYLTGPWNIPAIAEAGINYAIDPLPSAGGEEAKPFVGVNAFFLSSKSTNALAATNYIVNYLSTEEAQLSLFEVGGRPPALISAYEAASADDPDVAAFGAIGQTGAPMPAIPEMGSVWSDWGNAELQIIKGEGGEPAEIWTKAAANVQASIDG from the coding sequence ATGAAGGTGAACAAGAAGAGCGCACTCGCGATCAGCGCGCTCATCGCGGGCAGCGCGCTCGTTCTCTCCGGCTGCGCGAGCGGCGGCGGAGACAACGGCGACAACGGCGGCGACAACGAGGACACGACCCCCATCACTGTCTGGGTCGACATCGAGCGCAAGCCCGCGCTCGAGCCGATCTCCAAGCAGTTCACGGAGGAGACCGGCATCGAGGTCAAGCTCGTGACCAAGGACTTCGCCACGGTCGACCAGGACTTCATCAGCCAGGTCCCCACCGGCAAGGGCCCCGACGTGATCGTCAGCCCCCACGACAAGCTCGGCGCCTATTACGCCGCAGGTGTGGTCGCGCCGCTCGAGCTCGGTGACGTCGCCGACGGCTTCAGCGAGGCATCCCTCGCCGCCGTCACGTACGACGGCAAGGTCTACGGCGTGCCGTACTCGGTCGAGAACGTCGCGCTGGTGCGCAACGTCGACCTGGTCGCCGACCCGGCCGAGACGTACGACGAGGTCATCGCGAACGGCAAGGCTGCCGGCACGACCTACCCGTTCCTCGTCGGCCTGTCGCCGGAGCAGGGCGACCCGTACCACCTGTACCCCTTCCAGACGTCGTTCGGCTCGGCGGTCTTCGCCCAGAACGCCGACGGCAGCTACGACTCGTCGCAGCTCGTCCTCGGTGACGAGGCCGGCCAGGAGTTCGCCACGTGGCTCGGCACCCAGGGTGCCGCGGGCACCGGTGTCTTCAACGCGAACATCGACGGCGACAAGGCACGCGAGTTCTTCCTCGCGGGCGAGTCGCCGTACTACCTCACCGGACCGTGGAACATCCCCGCGATCGCCGAGGCCGGCATCAACTACGCCATCGACCCGCTCCCGAGCGCCGGTGGCGAGGAGGCCAAGCCCTTCGTCGGTGTCAACGCGTTCTTCCTCTCGAGCAAGTCGACCAACGCGCTCGCGGCGACGAACTACATCGTCAACTATCTCAGCACCGAAGAGGCTCAGCTGAGCCTGTTCGAGGTCGGCGGACGCCCGCCGGCACTCATCTCGGCGTACGAGGCTGCTTCGGCTGACGACCCCGACGTCGCGGCGTTCGGTGCGATCGGCCAGACCGGCGCCCCGATGCCCGCCATCCCCGAGATGGGTTCGGTGTGGTCCGACTGGGGCAACGCCGAGCTGCAGATCATCAAGGGCGAAGGCGGCGAGCCCGCCGAGATCTGGACCAAGGCTGCGGCCAACGTCCAGGCGAGCATCGACGGCTGA